A section of the bacterium genome encodes:
- the pstB gene encoding phosphate ABC transporter ATP-binding protein PstB — protein MAIIEVNDLNLYYGNFQALRGINLSIKENKITALIGPSGCGKSTLLRTFNRMNDLIEGVVITGKALIDGEDIYHPKTDLIKLRKKVGMVFQRPNPFPFSIFENILFGMKVHNVQPDNGFEVVVESCLREVLLWDDLKDKLHTSALKLSLEQQQRLCIARLLPVKPEILLMDEPCSALDPMATQRIEELMQEMKKEYTIVIVTHNMQQAARISEETGFMLLGELIEFSDTATIFTRPKDKRTQDYITGRFG, from the coding sequence ATGGCTATAATAGAAGTAAATGACTTAAACCTATATTATGGAAACTTCCAGGCCCTGAGAGGAATTAATCTTTCTATTAAAGAGAACAAGATTACTGCCCTGATTGGTCCTTCAGGTTGTGGCAAATCGACCCTTCTGCGGACATTTAACCGAATGAATGACCTCATTGAAGGAGTGGTAATAACAGGGAAAGCCCTTATAGATGGAGAGGATATATACCATCCCAAAACAGACTTAATCAAACTTCGTAAAAAAGTAGGCATGGTATTTCAACGGCCTAATCCTTTTCCCTTTTCGATCTTTGAAAACATCCTCTTTGGAATGAAGGTTCACAATGTTCAACCTGATAATGGATTTGAGGTGGTAGTTGAATCTTGTTTAAGAGAAGTTTTACTCTGGGATGATCTGAAAGATAAACTCCATACCTCAGCCCTAAAGCTTTCCTTAGAGCAGCAACAGCGGCTTTGTATCGCCAGACTTTTACCAGTAAAACCGGAGATCTTGCTTATGGATGAACCATGCTCAGCCCTCGATCCGATGGCTACTCAAAGAATAGAAGAATTAATGCAAGAGATGAAAAAGGAGTATACCATTGTTATCGTTACCCACAATATGCAGCAGGCGGCTAGAATATCTGAAGAGACCGGTTTTATGTTGCTGGGTGAATTGATAGAATTCAGTGATACAGCGACCATCTTTACCAGGCCGAAGGATAAACGAACCCAGGATTATATCACGGGAAGGTTTGGATGA
- the phoU gene encoding phosphate signaling complex protein PhoU, whose product MERHFDEELNSLKEQLLMMGGLVEAMVNQAIKALVVRDASLVEEVIKKEEEVNKLHLNIDELCLQLIALRQPLAIDLRFILASSRIISDMERMGDLAINITENTLELLKVPPLKPLIDLPRMAEITQKMVKDCLEAFIRKDTLLAQTVIDKDDEVDGLKDQIFRELLTYMLADAGAIKRALELILVSRHLERIADHATNVAEDVIFLVKGKDIRHPRVYEERSHTA is encoded by the coding sequence ATGGAGAGACATTTTGATGAAGAATTGAACTCATTAAAGGAACAACTGCTTATGATGGGCGGTTTAGTGGAGGCGATGGTAAATCAGGCCATAAAAGCCCTGGTCGTTCGTGATGCCAGCCTCGTGGAAGAAGTGATTAAAAAGGAAGAGGAGGTGAATAAGCTCCATTTAAATATAGATGAACTCTGTCTTCAGTTGATTGCCTTAAGACAACCTCTGGCCATAGATCTAAGATTCATTCTGGCTTCCTCCCGAATAATCTCTGACATGGAAAGAATGGGAGACTTAGCCATAAATATTACTGAGAATACCTTAGAGCTTTTAAAGGTGCCTCCCTTAAAGCCACTGATCGATCTGCCCAGGATGGCTGAAATTACTCAAAAGATGGTCAAAGATTGTCTTGAGGCCTTTATTCGGAAAGATACCCTTCTGGCTCAGACCGTAATCGATAAGGACGATGAGGTGGATGGCCTCAAAGATCAAATCTTTCGGGAACTCCTGACTTATATGCTGGCTGACGCCGGGGCTATTAAGCGAGCCTTAGAGCTTATTCTCGTCTCGCGCCATTTAGAACGTATCGCTGATCACGCGACTAATGTGGCCGAAGATGTTATCTTTCTGGTTAAGGGCAAAGACATCAGGCACCCTCGGGTTTATGAAGAACGCTCCCACACGGCCTAA